A stretch of the Narcine bancroftii isolate sNarBan1 chromosome 14, sNarBan1.hap1, whole genome shotgun sequence genome encodes the following:
- the LOC138749476 gene encoding polymerase delta-interacting protein 2-like — MTQGPRGARAAASRRGVMVAPVLGRCVSVLARRPNAALRALAACRACTLSQCQQQHGRLLSSRNRPEGKVLETVGVFEAPKLQGKYETGQLFLHSVFGYRGIVLFPWHARMYDRDVVSSSTDSKTESPGDSRLQRGERQNTYLLPGVD, encoded by the exons ATGACGCAGGGTCCACGTGGTGCGCGCGCAGCTGCCTCGCGCCGTGGTGTCATGGTGGCTCCGGTGCTGGGCCGCTGCGTATCGGTCTTGGCCAGGAGGCCCAATGCTGCTCTCCGGGCCTTGGCCGCCTGTCGCGCCTGCACTCTCAGCCAGTGTCAGCAGCAGCACGGCCGGCTCCTCTCATCCAG GAATCGCCCTGAAGGCAAAGTGTTGGAGACAGTCGGGGTGTTTGAGGCACCAAAGCTGCAGGGCAAGTATGAAACTGGTCAG CTATTTCTGCACAGTGTGTTTGGATACCGAGGGATTGTCCTATTCCCTTGGCATGCCAGAATGTATGATCGGGATGTGGTTTCATCCAGCACTGATAG TAAAACAGAAAGTCCGGGGGACTCAAGGCTCCAAAGAGGTGAAAGGCAAAACACATACCTACTACCAGGTGTTGATTGA
- the tmem199 gene encoding transmembrane protein 199 isoform X4 — MARALRVKDSFLQDLDLVLKEDHALPVDLRSELESCFMETKPTLPFTLLRKLHRFLQEKGFPVYLHELLEGAEIFTPEVKLPERNPQLVARLEKIKAKLENEEYRRITKNVNCQINRHGTLGDLGRQGSILGNLCILSKDSTAVPLRGDFPLVLPVTNKVNLLDESGHC; from the exons ATGGCACGAGCTCTCCGAGTGAAGGATAGCTTCCTGCAAGACCTTGACCTTGTGCTGAAAGAGGATCATGCTCTGCCTGTAGATCTGCGCTCAGAACTTGAATCCTGCTTCATGGAAACAAAACCCACTCTTCCTTTTACCCTCCTGAGGAAACTCCACAGGTTTTTACAGGAGAAAG GGTTCCCTGTGTATCTCCATGAACTTCTGGAGGGAGCAGAGATATTTACCCCTGAAGTGAAGTTGCCAGAGAGG AACCCCCAGCTTGTGGCCAGGTTGGAAAAGATCAAAGCCAAGTTGGAAAATGAGGAGTACAGGCGGATTACCAAAAACGTCAACTGCCAG ATAAACCGACATGGCACTCTGGGTGATTTGGGAAGGCAag gcagcatcctgggaaatctctgcatcctctccaaagatTCCACAGCTGTCCCACTACGAGGGGACTTTCCTCTGGTTCTTCCTGTGACCAACAAGGTTAATCTTCTGGATGAGAGTGGACATTGCTGA
- the tmem199 gene encoding transmembrane protein 199 isoform X3 produces MARALRVKDSFLQDLDLVLKEDHALPVDLRSELESCFMETKPTLPFTLLRKLHRFLQEKGFPVYLHELLEGAEIFTPEVKLPERNPQLVARLEKIKAKLENEEYRRITKNVNCQQINRHGTLGDLGRQGSILGNLCILSKDSTAVPLRGDFPLVLPVTNKVNLLDESGHC; encoded by the exons ATGGCACGAGCTCTCCGAGTGAAGGATAGCTTCCTGCAAGACCTTGACCTTGTGCTGAAAGAGGATCATGCTCTGCCTGTAGATCTGCGCTCAGAACTTGAATCCTGCTTCATGGAAACAAAACCCACTCTTCCTTTTACCCTCCTGAGGAAACTCCACAGGTTTTTACAGGAGAAAG GGTTCCCTGTGTATCTCCATGAACTTCTGGAGGGAGCAGAGATATTTACCCCTGAAGTGAAGTTGCCAGAGAGG AACCCCCAGCTTGTGGCCAGGTTGGAAAAGATCAAAGCCAAGTTGGAAAATGAGGAGTACAGGCGGATTACCAAAAACGTCAACTGCCAG CAGATAAACCGACATGGCACTCTGGGTGATTTGGGAAGGCAag gcagcatcctgggaaatctctgcatcctctccaaagatTCCACAGCTGTCCCACTACGAGGGGACTTTCCTCTGGTTCTTCCTGTGACCAACAAGGTTAATCTTCTGGATGAGAGTGGACATTGCTGA
- the tmem199 gene encoding transmembrane protein 199 isoform X1 yields MARALRVKDSFLQDLDLVLKEDHALPVDLRSELESCFMETKPTLPFTLLRKLHRFLQEKGFPVYLHELLEGAEIFTPEVKLPERNPQLVARLEKIKAKLENEEYRRITKNVNCQQINRHGTLGDLGRQVRSAKAVVVTVINYLVTVGAAFACAYLASQYFFTEPAACVLCALIMASVVGLAELYVLVRTMEGELGEM; encoded by the exons ATGGCACGAGCTCTCCGAGTGAAGGATAGCTTCCTGCAAGACCTTGACCTTGTGCTGAAAGAGGATCATGCTCTGCCTGTAGATCTGCGCTCAGAACTTGAATCCTGCTTCATGGAAACAAAACCCACTCTTCCTTTTACCCTCCTGAGGAAACTCCACAGGTTTTTACAGGAGAAAG GGTTCCCTGTGTATCTCCATGAACTTCTGGAGGGAGCAGAGATATTTACCCCTGAAGTGAAGTTGCCAGAGAGG AACCCCCAGCTTGTGGCCAGGTTGGAAAAGATCAAAGCCAAGTTGGAAAATGAGGAGTACAGGCGGATTACCAAAAACGTCAACTGCCAG CAGATAAACCGACATGGCACTCTGGGTGATTTGGGAAGGCAag TGCGTTCAGCCAAGGCTGTGGTGGTAACTGTCATCAACTACCTGGTGACAGTGGGGGCAGCGTTTGCCTGTGCCTACCTCGCCAGTCAGTACTTCTTCACAGAGCCAGCAGCG TGTGTTCTCTGTGCACTGATCATGGCCTCTGTGGTGGGATTGGCAGAGCTCTACGTGCTTGTGCGGACAATGGAGGGCGAGCTTGGAGAAATGTAG
- the tmem199 gene encoding transmembrane protein 199 isoform X2: MARALRVKDSFLQDLDLVLKEDHALPVDLRSELESCFMETKPTLPFTLLRKLHRFLQEKGFPVYLHELLEGAEIFTPEVKLPERNPQLVARLEKIKAKLENEEYRRITKNVNCQINRHGTLGDLGRQVRSAKAVVVTVINYLVTVGAAFACAYLASQYFFTEPAACVLCALIMASVVGLAELYVLVRTMEGELGEM, from the exons ATGGCACGAGCTCTCCGAGTGAAGGATAGCTTCCTGCAAGACCTTGACCTTGTGCTGAAAGAGGATCATGCTCTGCCTGTAGATCTGCGCTCAGAACTTGAATCCTGCTTCATGGAAACAAAACCCACTCTTCCTTTTACCCTCCTGAGGAAACTCCACAGGTTTTTACAGGAGAAAG GGTTCCCTGTGTATCTCCATGAACTTCTGGAGGGAGCAGAGATATTTACCCCTGAAGTGAAGTTGCCAGAGAGG AACCCCCAGCTTGTGGCCAGGTTGGAAAAGATCAAAGCCAAGTTGGAAAATGAGGAGTACAGGCGGATTACCAAAAACGTCAACTGCCAG ATAAACCGACATGGCACTCTGGGTGATTTGGGAAGGCAag TGCGTTCAGCCAAGGCTGTGGTGGTAACTGTCATCAACTACCTGGTGACAGTGGGGGCAGCGTTTGCCTGTGCCTACCTCGCCAGTCAGTACTTCTTCACAGAGCCAGCAGCG TGTGTTCTCTGTGCACTGATCATGGCCTCTGTGGTGGGATTGGCAGAGCTCTACGTGCTTGTGCGGACAATGGAGGGCGAGCTTGGAGAAATGTAG